The following coding sequences are from one Heptranchias perlo isolate sHepPer1 chromosome 13, sHepPer1.hap1, whole genome shotgun sequence window:
- the LOC137331051 gene encoding transcription factor HES-1-B-like codes for MPADIMEKSSSSPVAATPASVNATPDKPKTASENRKSSKPIMEKRRRARINESLSQLKTLILDALKKDSSRHSKLEKADILEMTVKHLRNLQRAQMTAALSTDPTVLGKYRAGFSECMNEVTRFLSTCEGVNTEVRTRLLSHLANCMSQINAMNYSQPPPSPAVTGGSHAAFGQPLHVQLPGSGGSGMPLNGVNMPCKLGAADAMPAAAVAAATKVYGGFQLVPASDGQFAFLIPNTAFGPSGQLTAGPIIPLYANANVTALPSAISPASRSPIQPSGITPVPGFPLPLSVATTAVSPVSVGEPSDSSDSVWRPW; via the exons ATGCCGGCAGATATAATGGAGAAATCGTCCTCTTCTCCTGTGGCTGCTACCCCAGCCAGTGTAAACGCTACACCAGATAAGCCAAAAACGGCTTCTGAAAATCGGAAG TCATCCAAACCAATCATGGAGAAGAGGCGCCGGGCTAGAATAAATGAAAGTTTAAGTCAACTTAAAACGCTGATCCTGGATGCGCTGAAGAAAGAT AGTTCGAGGCATTCAAAGTTAGAAAAAGCTGACATTCTCGAAATGACAGTGAAACATCTCCGAAATCTCCAGCGAGCCCAAATGACTG cTGCTTTGAGTACAGATCCAACAGTTCTGGGCAAATACCGAGCCGGCTTCAGTGAGTGTATGAACGAAGTAACCCGATTCTTGTCCACCTGCGAAGGGGTTAACACAGAAGTCCGGACCAGACTCCTCAGTCATTTGGCAAACTGCATGTCTCAGATCAACGCAATGAACTACTCCCAACCGCCCCCCAGCCCAGCTGTGACCGGCGGATCCCACGCTGCTTTTGGACAGCCCTTGCACGTCCAGCTACCCGGATCAGGGGGCAGCGGCATGCCCCTGAATGGAGTCAACATGCCTTGCAAACTGGGTGCTGCTGACGCAATGCCCGCAGCAGCGGTTGCCGCTGCCACGAAAGTCTACGGCGGGTTCCAGCTTGTGCCAGCATCAGACGGCCAGTTTGCATTCCTCATTCCTAACACGGCTTTTGGACCCAGTGGACAGCTAACGGCAGGACCTATCATCCCCTTGTATGCCAATGCCAACGTGACTGCGTTGCCCTCCGCCATCTCCCCGGCCAGCAGGTCCCCTATACAACCGTCCGGGATTACCCCAGTGCCCGGCTTCCCGCTTCCACTCTCGGTTGCCACCACTGCTGTCAGTCCGGTTAGTGTGGGCGAACCATCAGATTCCTCAGATTCCGTCTGGAGACCCTGGTAA